The Vibrio tubiashii genome includes a window with the following:
- a CDS encoding Lpp/OprI family alanine-zipper lipoprotein, translating to MNKMLIAAAASSVLLLAGCASGPDEATTAKMDELSNQVSQLSQDVQALQSEVRKSGDSAMAAQEEAARANERIDNIAQSYTK from the coding sequence ATGAACAAAATGTTGATCGCAGCTGCAGCATCTTCTGTTCTTCTACTAGCGGGTTGTGCGTCTGGTCCAGACGAAGCGACAACGGCGAAAATGGATGAGCTAAGCAATCAAGTAAGCCAACTGAGCCAAGATGTTCAAGCGCTACAATCTGAAGTACGTAAGTCTGGTGACTCTGCGATGGCAGCACAAGAAGAAGCGGCACGTGCAAACGAACGTATCGACAACATTGCTCAGTCTTACACTAAGTAA
- a CDS encoding phytanoyl-CoA dioxygenase family protein has product MLDCKKQIVNNNHSQYLTDFKNNGFCIIPKAIDQSLVDMCNYSIDSFLNKNKPLLKQHNLLPNGMLQRAINLHRSIKPLQKVFCEAMDSGSLVCDMHGQATLHTSLFFELGSQQPLHRDTPYFYSGTDNGYMGVWVALDDVDEENGALVAIEGSHKLPEADLEKLKNKFYPNEDVPPSCTELFNAYNDEILALATQAGLRKVVCNVNKGDMIIWNPATLHGGLPHHDTNRTRRSFVMHITPKNMPMMHMDYFFHPDREVPKINKDYIEVGERLVSNGDHVDFMHKKTFSVEELSTF; this is encoded by the coding sequence ATGCTTGACTGTAAAAAACAAATTGTTAACAACAACCATTCCCAATATTTGACCGATTTTAAAAATAATGGATTCTGCATTATTCCAAAAGCGATAGACCAATCCTTAGTTGACATGTGCAACTACTCCATTGACTCATTTCTAAATAAAAATAAACCACTATTGAAACAACATAATCTTTTGCCTAACGGGATGCTTCAAAGAGCTATAAATCTACACCGTTCTATAAAACCACTTCAGAAAGTATTTTGTGAAGCCATGGACTCCGGAAGTTTAGTGTGTGACATGCACGGTCAGGCAACTCTTCACACTTCTTTATTTTTTGAGCTTGGTTCACAACAGCCTTTACATCGTGATACTCCATATTTTTACTCGGGAACGGACAACGGGTACATGGGTGTTTGGGTTGCTCTAGATGATGTTGATGAAGAAAATGGCGCATTGGTTGCTATTGAAGGCAGTCACAAACTACCAGAAGCAGACTTAGAGAAGTTAAAGAATAAATTTTACCCAAATGAAGATGTTCCTCCATCTTGTACAGAGTTATTCAACGCCTACAATGACGAGATATTAGCTCTTGCTACTCAAGCCGGCCTTAGAAAAGTGGTGTGTAACGTGAATAAAGGCGATATGATTATATGGAATCCAGCAACTCTGCATGGTGGCCTTCCTCACCATGATACGAATCGCACTCGGCGCTCTTTCGTAATGCATATCACGCCTAAAAATATGCCTATGATGCATATGGACTATTTTTTCCATCCTGACAGAGAAGTACCGAAAATTAATAAAGACTACATAGAAGTTGGGGAAAGATTGGTATCTAATGGAGACCATGTTGATTTTATGCACAAAAAAACTTTTTCTGTTGAAGAGTTAAGTACTTTTTAA
- a CDS encoding L,D-transpeptidase family protein — protein MVRKFLAFLYCVSSPLFAATYELPVEGSSIVGRTQYHQVQEGETLANIAKQYDVGFLSLMAANKGVDPFLPKADYVLTIPTQIILPNVDREGIVINLAELRLYYFEPESNQVHIFPVGIGRVGRDTPEMETSISQKRPNPTWTPPASIRKDYLAKGIELPAVVPAGPENPLGEYALRLAHGAGDYLIHGTNKDFGIGLRVSSGCIRMEPKDIEWLFPQVKLGEKVTVINEPIKVALEPDRSVFLEAHEPLTRSDGVKKALEVPQELSWWLDEFDQSDVKARAVILAQNGVPVEIVAPTSIN, from the coding sequence ATGGTGCGTAAGTTTCTCGCATTCTTGTATTGTGTCAGCTCACCTCTTTTTGCTGCGACGTATGAGTTACCAGTTGAAGGCAGTAGTATTGTTGGGCGAACTCAGTACCACCAGGTACAAGAAGGGGAGACACTCGCCAATATTGCTAAGCAATATGATGTCGGCTTTTTGTCTTTGATGGCTGCCAATAAAGGTGTCGATCCATTTTTACCTAAAGCGGACTATGTGTTAACGATTCCGACTCAAATCATCTTACCGAATGTTGATCGCGAAGGGATCGTGATTAACCTAGCGGAACTTCGACTTTACTATTTCGAGCCTGAGTCTAACCAAGTGCATATATTCCCAGTTGGGATCGGGCGAGTAGGGCGTGACACACCTGAAATGGAAACCTCTATCAGCCAAAAACGTCCAAATCCGACTTGGACTCCTCCTGCTTCGATTCGTAAAGACTATTTAGCAAAAGGGATTGAGTTGCCCGCTGTCGTGCCTGCTGGACCAGAAAACCCTCTGGGTGAGTACGCACTTCGATTAGCTCATGGTGCAGGTGATTATCTTATTCACGGGACTAACAAAGATTTCGGCATTGGCCTTCGAGTAAGCTCGGGTTGTATTCGCATGGAGCCAAAGGATATCGAGTGGCTTTTCCCTCAAGTTAAGCTGGGTGAAAAAGTGACCGTGATTAACGAGCCTATTAAGGTAGCGCTTGAACCAGATCGTAGTGTGTTCCTAGAAGCACACGAGCCGTTAACTCGTAGTGATGGCGTAAAAAAAGCGCTAGAGGTACCACAAGAGCTTAGCTGGTGGTTAGACGAATTCGACCAATCGGATGTGAAAGCGAGAGCTGTAATATTGGCTCAAAATGGTGTACCAGTCGAAATCGTCGCTCCGACATCGATAAATTGA
- the phrB gene encoding deoxyribodipyrimidine photo-lyase: MKLVWLRRDLRVEDNTALNCACSSGEPVVALYIATPQTWQEHALAPIQADLIYRRLLALQSDLSKKNISLYYAQTESFKDAARLVAEVAVKEGASGVYLNKEYELNERCRDELLSELLATEGIECKSFDDKCILKPGSVVNKQGDYFKVFTPFKRAYLAAMYRQPVAVTKITPLQRKGKLTSNGVAEFSSQCDFDYPRESSERYAVETEQIIQALRKFDSDKVTSYHSHRDFPAIDGTSTLSPYLAIGALSVRQCMARVMYQQSLPLSGGREVWQSELIWREFYQHLAYFEPKLSQGKSFTSWGDNLVWLNPTAAIDAWKKGLTGYPIVDAAMRQLNQTGWMHNRLRMIVASFLVKDLHVDWRVGEHYFMSKLIDGDYAANNGGWQWCASTGCDGQPYFRIFNPTTQGERFDPDGAFIRRWIPELLSVPDKYIHQPHKWGNAKDLPYPEPIVDHKTEREITLSLYKEAKEV, from the coding sequence ATGAAGCTAGTCTGGTTGCGCCGAGATTTACGAGTCGAAGACAATACCGCTTTGAACTGCGCGTGTTCGAGCGGAGAGCCTGTGGTTGCTCTCTATATTGCAACACCACAAACCTGGCAGGAGCACGCCCTTGCTCCCATTCAAGCCGACTTAATCTATCGCCGACTGTTGGCACTGCAAAGCGATCTGAGTAAGAAAAACATCTCCCTCTATTATGCTCAAACTGAATCTTTTAAAGATGCCGCGAGATTGGTAGCTGAAGTTGCCGTGAAAGAAGGTGCGAGCGGCGTTTATCTCAACAAAGAGTATGAACTCAATGAACGCTGCAGAGACGAGTTACTGTCCGAGCTTCTCGCAACTGAGGGTATAGAGTGCAAAAGCTTTGATGATAAATGCATTCTCAAGCCCGGTAGCGTGGTTAACAAGCAAGGTGATTACTTTAAGGTATTTACACCGTTTAAACGCGCCTACTTGGCAGCGATGTATCGTCAACCAGTCGCTGTCACAAAGATAACTCCCCTACAGAGAAAAGGTAAGCTGACATCAAATGGTGTGGCAGAGTTTTCGAGTCAGTGTGATTTTGACTACCCAAGAGAATCGAGTGAAAGATACGCTGTAGAGACTGAACAGATAATCCAAGCGTTAAGAAAATTCGATAGTGACAAGGTTACTAGTTATCACTCCCATCGTGATTTTCCTGCGATTGATGGCACAAGCACTCTTTCACCTTATTTAGCTATTGGAGCACTCTCGGTCAGACAATGCATGGCACGTGTCATGTACCAGCAATCCCTTCCTTTAAGTGGAGGGCGTGAGGTTTGGCAAAGTGAATTGATTTGGCGTGAGTTTTATCAGCATTTAGCTTACTTTGAACCAAAATTGTCGCAAGGTAAGAGCTTTACTTCATGGGGAGACAATTTAGTCTGGCTCAATCCCACTGCTGCTATCGATGCGTGGAAGAAGGGTTTAACAGGTTATCCGATTGTAGACGCTGCAATGCGCCAGCTTAACCAAACAGGTTGGATGCATAACCGCTTGAGAATGATAGTGGCGAGCTTTCTAGTTAAGGATCTTCACGTAGATTGGCGTGTTGGTGAACACTATTTTATGTCCAAACTCATTGATGGCGATTACGCTGCCAATAATGGTGGTTGGCAGTGGTGTGCATCGACAGGTTGTGATGGGCAACCCTATTTTCGTATTTTTAATCCTACGACGCAGGGAGAGCGCTTTGACCCAGATGGCGCTTTTATTCGGCGTTGGATTCCAGAGCTGTTGAGCGTGCCAGACAAGTACATCCATCAACCCCATAAGTGGGGCAATGCTAAAGATTTGCCATATCCAGAACCGATAGTTGATCATAAGACCGAAAGAGAGATAACCTTAAGCCTCTATAAAGAAGCCAAGGAAGTTTAA
- a CDS encoding MerR family transcriptional regulator produces the protein MGYEKKLYAIREISEITGVKPVTLRAWQRRYSLVQPQRTEKGHRLYTDEHIALIGEIQGWLSKGVPIGKVKDVLESNEPNKGEEYLASEQLDEVSAFLQALSELNKGKADSIVATVFKEYPLDVVQKQFVKPAEKALSVVKIGLRALQKGLMESIFVARLNAIIESENKAAKSGKCLFINYDSVNIHARLWALHLSESGKSLVIIDGVEDLSGLVEHEGLSAYAAISIYSARPLTAGQTATVEKIKSSFPGEVLLSDLIET, from the coding sequence ATGGGTTATGAGAAAAAATTGTACGCGATTCGTGAGATTTCTGAGATTACCGGGGTAAAACCGGTAACCTTACGCGCATGGCAGAGACGTTATAGTTTAGTGCAACCTCAAAGGACTGAAAAAGGCCATCGCTTGTATACCGACGAACACATCGCCTTAATCGGAGAGATCCAAGGGTGGCTCAGCAAAGGGGTTCCGATTGGTAAAGTGAAAGATGTACTTGAGTCCAATGAGCCCAATAAAGGTGAAGAGTACCTTGCGAGTGAACAATTGGACGAAGTGAGCGCTTTCTTACAAGCGTTATCTGAGCTGAACAAAGGGAAAGCGGATTCAATAGTCGCTACGGTGTTTAAAGAATACCCACTGGATGTTGTGCAAAAGCAGTTTGTTAAGCCAGCAGAGAAAGCATTATCTGTGGTCAAAATTGGTCTGCGAGCGCTACAAAAAGGCTTAATGGAGTCTATCTTCGTCGCTCGGCTTAATGCGATTATTGAGTCAGAGAACAAAGCTGCCAAATCTGGCAAATGCCTGTTTATTAATTACGATAGCGTTAACATCCATGCGCGCCTTTGGGCGCTACATTTATCTGAGTCGGGTAAGAGCTTAGTGATTATAGATGGGGTTGAAGACTTGTCGGGTCTGGTTGAGCATGAAGGACTGAGTGCGTACGCTGCCATTTCCATTTACAGCGCGCGACCTCTTACCGCAGGGCAAACTGCCACTGTTGAAAAGATAAAATCATCCTTCCCTGGAGAGGTTTTACTTTCAGACTTAATTGAAACCTAA
- a CDS encoding YbgA family protein gives MNQQQIKIGISSCVLGERVRFDSGHKISKFVTKELTPYFEFVPVCPEVGSGMPVPRPTIRLMSNEDRIALVETKDPTKEHTQAVVDYSKSKVVELEREQLCGYIVCAKSPTCGMERVKVYKKNSAENVGVGLYTNELMKAMPWLPVEEDGRLNDPVLKENFITRIYTLKDFYDSIGDEPTRGKIVAFHSRYKLTLMAHHPTSYKELGKLVANVKDYDIEEFYKLYRQGLMAAMTHRASRKNNTNVLMHLQGYFKRDLSRSQKKELVQVIEDYRVGLLPLLAPLTLIKHYLAAHPDSYLEDQAFLQPHPQELRLRYGL, from the coding sequence ATGAATCAGCAGCAGATAAAAATTGGTATCAGTTCTTGTGTTTTAGGTGAGCGTGTTCGATTTGACTCGGGGCATAAGATTAGCAAATTTGTCACTAAGGAGCTGACGCCTTACTTTGAGTTTGTTCCTGTGTGCCCTGAGGTGGGCTCTGGAATGCCTGTACCAAGGCCAACCATACGATTGATGTCTAATGAAGATAGAATTGCCTTGGTGGAAACTAAAGATCCAACCAAAGAGCATACGCAGGCTGTCGTTGATTACTCAAAGAGCAAAGTAGTAGAGCTTGAGCGCGAACAGCTATGTGGTTATATCGTCTGTGCTAAATCGCCAACGTGTGGGATGGAGCGAGTCAAAGTCTACAAAAAGAACAGCGCGGAGAATGTTGGGGTCGGTTTGTACACCAATGAATTGATGAAAGCCATGCCTTGGTTGCCCGTTGAAGAAGATGGTCGGCTTAACGATCCGGTTTTGAAAGAGAACTTCATTACTCGCATTTATACACTTAAAGATTTTTACGATTCTATCGGTGATGAGCCGACGCGTGGGAAAATCGTTGCGTTTCACTCACGCTATAAATTGACCTTAATGGCACATCATCCAACCTCTTACAAAGAACTGGGTAAACTGGTTGCGAATGTCAAAGATTACGACATCGAAGAGTTCTATAAACTGTATCGACAAGGTTTGATGGCGGCGATGACTCATAGAGCGAGTAGAAAAAACAATACTAACGTGCTGATGCATTTACAAGGTTACTTTAAACGAGATCTAAGTCGCTCTCAGAAGAAAGAGCTGGTGCAAGTAATAGAGGATTATCGAGTTGGGCTGTTACCTTTGCTTGCGCCATTAACATTAATTAAGCACTATTTAGCCGCCCATCCAGACAGTTATCTGGAAGACCAAGCTTTTCTGCAACCTCACCCACAGGAGTTACGTTTAAGATATGGGTTATGA
- the deoD gene encoding purine-nucleoside phosphorylase produces the protein MATPHINAQPGDFAETVLMPGDPLRAKYIAETFLDDVKQVCDVRNMFGYTGTYKGKKVSVMGHGMGIPSCCIYVHELIAEYGVKNVIRVGSCGAVRDDVKLMDVVIGMGASTDSKVNRIRFNDHDFAAIADFGLLEEAVNQARAQEVPVKVGNVFSADLFYTPEADIFEKMEKLGILGVDMEAAGIYGVAADLGAKALTILTVSDHIIRGEKLSSEERQKSFNDMMKVALETAINI, from the coding sequence ATGGCAACCCCACACATTAATGCACAACCAGGTGATTTCGCTGAAACAGTACTGATGCCAGGCGACCCACTACGCGCTAAATACATCGCGGAAACTTTCCTCGATGACGTGAAGCAAGTATGTGACGTTCGCAACATGTTCGGCTACACAGGTACTTACAAAGGTAAGAAAGTGTCTGTAATGGGCCACGGTATGGGTATTCCTTCATGCTGCATCTATGTTCACGAACTAATCGCTGAATATGGTGTAAAAAATGTGATTCGTGTAGGTAGCTGTGGTGCAGTACGCGACGACGTTAAACTGATGGACGTTGTTATCGGTATGGGTGCGTCAACTGACTCTAAAGTAAACCGCATTCGCTTTAACGATCACGACTTCGCAGCGATTGCTGACTTCGGTCTTCTAGAAGAAGCTGTTAACCAAGCTCGCGCTCAAGAAGTACCAGTAAAAGTGGGCAATGTATTCTCTGCAGACCTTTTCTACACGCCTGAAGCAGACATCTTTGAGAAGATGGAAAAACTAGGCATCCTAGGTGTAGACATGGAAGCAGCAGGTATCTACGGCGTAGCAGCTGACCTTGGTGCAAAAGCGCTAACTATCCTAACAGTATCTGACCACATCATCCGTGGTGAGAAACTAAGCTCTGAAGAGCGTCAAAAGTCATTCAATGACATGATGAAAGTGGCACTAGAAACTGCAATTAACATCTAA
- a CDS encoding lactate dehydrogenase: MTAGQLPKEANGLQLNFCKTLACDNFGLSEAHRYVVQHANPKRPAMVCRECGAFPPLLNNQEVLNELHRLRQLHSDGLPACRNDDCDNFGLSVHTHKHLYHAFGYSGDRQRYRCKCCQSTFVDKWSGANKKLQFQENLLGLLFMGYSVREICRKLEINPKTFYDHLDHIASRCRRKLAMFDARWVNHAASYELASFYVPLQPKSNNGVLWMATGEAHSGYILCQHVNYSAGEEPNGDVDHDPYQYPARFVSKEHSSEANMPAPTPSPVLRERIDQQYQTILARGNVEDPMGNLTVFNYPSKGALIRPPYTSYAHFLHVLDLCQDDRQVSIYLPQDPVLRSAALSVCLPRILRQNIDLMYVEEDKGWSENNAIDKVDIVHMGWWRDRWAIASNQDSSKGICYLAGQNNQPKQWLRSASIRRTQFYQQRFQTLFESFVNEPRRKLRPGGLMPMLDIFRAWHNLCYQDKTGKTAAQNLELTQSPLTLRELLS; encoded by the coding sequence GTGACAGCCGGCCAACTGCCAAAGGAAGCGAACGGGTTACAGCTCAACTTTTGTAAAACATTGGCGTGTGACAACTTTGGATTGAGTGAGGCACATCGTTACGTTGTGCAGCATGCTAACCCTAAGCGACCTGCGATGGTATGTCGGGAATGTGGCGCTTTCCCCCCCTTACTTAATAACCAAGAAGTTCTCAATGAGCTTCATCGACTTCGTCAACTCCACAGTGACGGGCTTCCTGCTTGTCGCAACGACGATTGCGATAATTTTGGTTTATCTGTTCATACCCACAAACACCTCTACCATGCTTTTGGTTATAGCGGCGATCGCCAACGCTATCGTTGTAAATGTTGCCAATCGACCTTTGTCGACAAATGGTCTGGGGCTAACAAAAAACTTCAATTCCAAGAAAACCTCCTTGGTTTGCTTTTTATGGGCTACTCGGTACGCGAGATCTGCCGTAAATTAGAAATTAATCCAAAGACGTTTTATGATCACCTCGATCATATCGCGAGCCGCTGCCGACGTAAGCTCGCAATGTTTGATGCCCGCTGGGTGAATCACGCCGCAAGTTATGAGCTCGCTTCTTTCTATGTTCCTTTGCAGCCTAAAAGTAATAATGGCGTGCTGTGGATGGCAACGGGCGAAGCTCATAGTGGCTACATACTTTGCCAACACGTTAACTATTCAGCGGGAGAAGAGCCAAACGGGGATGTGGATCATGATCCGTATCAATACCCTGCGCGTTTTGTCTCAAAAGAGCACTCTTCTGAAGCGAACATGCCTGCGCCTACCCCATCACCGGTGTTGCGAGAGCGAATTGATCAGCAGTATCAAACCATCTTGGCGAGGGGAAATGTTGAAGACCCTATGGGGAACCTCACGGTATTCAACTACCCATCTAAAGGAGCTTTAATTCGCCCGCCTTACACCTCGTATGCGCACTTTTTGCATGTACTCGATTTATGCCAAGATGATCGCCAAGTGTCGATCTATTTGCCGCAAGATCCTGTTTTGCGTTCTGCAGCGCTAAGTGTCTGTCTGCCACGCATTTTGCGTCAAAATATCGACCTTATGTATGTCGAAGAAGATAAAGGCTGGAGTGAAAACAACGCTATCGACAAAGTGGATATCGTCCATATGGGATGGTGGCGAGACCGTTGGGCAATTGCGTCAAATCAAGATTCATCGAAAGGTATTTGTTACCTTGCTGGTCAAAATAATCAACCAAAACAATGGTTACGCAGCGCATCCATCAGGCGCACTCAGTTTTATCAGCAGCGCTTTCAAACCCTGTTCGAGAGTTTTGTCAACGAACCTAGACGCAAATTACGCCCGGGCGGCCTAATGCCTATGTTGGATATTTTCCGAGCTTGGCATAATTTGTGCTACCAAGATAAGACGGGGAAGACAGCCGCTCAGAATCTGGAATTGACTCAATCACCTTTGACACTGCGCGAGCTCCTTTCATAA
- a CDS encoding GGDEF domain-containing protein → MEALLNKISDSGLDPSSVSGEEAIIFWNHVRQHVATSPQEIAQCLIISAEYRVELKQLQTSIDELKEALDYLSLPEDAELILEVRNGLADRLVENGDFHGALNEYISSSTIAVDSGYIDAYVLAVLGMGNLCDAYGDHNRALRYYQKIDSIDHAISSRSLRLRYKLYMLSCYIELKRTTAANDLIKECEELSILVSDKVLSGQILLYQAKLFRQNKQLDLAMQSLGNVQYSAGNIHSTWLSNMIRLELAACLSEQDKPHIANWVLESARRRIKLYASPILNLKLCNSLAEICEQKDDFKGALEYQKSAYRIESDLMKKIPIGELGASQLRRLSRFELQLKLILSEQENRELKETTESQKHTVAQLQQDVFTDPLTSLHNRRWLDVKLKDLLLHDVPFALMVVDIDHFKSINDELSHLVGDKAIVNVSHELSAYFKFRGASCVRFGGEEFLVILERATLEQAEMHAENYRERIFNFGWQSILGERGLTVSIGITLHREGENTQRTFYRADKALYRAKANGRNQVCTE, encoded by the coding sequence ATGGAAGCCTTACTCAATAAAATTTCCGATTCTGGCTTAGATCCCTCTTCGGTATCTGGTGAAGAGGCGATCATTTTTTGGAATCATGTACGTCAACACGTGGCAACTTCACCTCAAGAAATCGCTCAGTGCTTAATAATCAGTGCAGAGTACCGTGTTGAGTTAAAGCAACTGCAAACCAGTATTGATGAACTAAAAGAAGCACTCGATTACTTATCACTGCCTGAAGACGCGGAACTAATACTGGAAGTGAGGAATGGCCTCGCAGATAGGTTAGTCGAAAACGGCGACTTTCACGGCGCCTTAAATGAGTATATTAGCTCGTCAACCATTGCGGTAGATAGCGGTTATATTGATGCTTATGTCCTTGCAGTTCTTGGTATGGGGAATCTTTGCGATGCCTATGGGGATCACAACCGCGCACTCAGGTACTATCAGAAAATAGACAGTATTGACCACGCGATTAGCAGTCGCTCATTACGCCTACGCTATAAGCTCTATATGCTCTCTTGTTACATAGAGCTCAAACGAACGACAGCAGCGAATGACCTGATTAAAGAGTGTGAAGAGCTAAGTATTTTGGTCAGTGACAAAGTTCTTTCTGGGCAGATATTGCTCTACCAAGCAAAGCTCTTCAGGCAAAACAAACAACTCGACTTAGCCATGCAGTCACTAGGCAATGTCCAATACTCGGCTGGTAACATACACTCTACTTGGCTCTCTAATATGATTCGCCTAGAGCTAGCCGCCTGTCTTAGTGAGCAGGATAAACCTCATATCGCCAACTGGGTGCTAGAATCAGCAAGGCGTCGAATCAAACTCTATGCCTCTCCTATTCTAAACCTTAAGTTGTGCAACTCATTAGCTGAGATATGTGAACAAAAAGACGATTTTAAGGGCGCATTAGAATATCAAAAAAGCGCTTATCGCATCGAAAGCGATCTGATGAAAAAGATTCCAATTGGAGAGCTAGGAGCTAGCCAATTACGCCGCTTATCGCGCTTTGAGCTGCAATTAAAACTGATTCTTTCAGAACAAGAAAATAGAGAGCTGAAAGAGACCACTGAGAGCCAAAAACATACCGTGGCTCAGCTTCAGCAAGACGTGTTTACCGATCCTCTTACCTCACTGCATAACCGTCGTTGGTTAGATGTTAAGCTCAAAGACCTGCTGCTCCATGACGTGCCTTTTGCTTTGATGGTAGTAGACATTGACCACTTCAAATCGATTAACGATGAACTCAGCCATTTAGTCGGCGATAAAGCGATTGTGAATGTCTCTCATGAGCTGTCCGCTTACTTCAAGTTTCGTGGTGCTTCATGTGTACGTTTTGGTGGTGAGGAATTCTTGGTCATTTTAGAGCGCGCGACCTTAGAACAAGCTGAAATGCACGCCGAAAACTATCGTGAACGCATTTTCAATTTCGGTTGGCAAAGTATCCTGGGTGAACGTGGGCTAACTGTTAGTATCGGTATTACGCTTCACCGTGAAGGCGAGAATACCCAAAGAACCTTCTATCGAGCAGATAAAGCACTTTATCGCGCCAAAGCCAATGGACGTAACCAAGTCTGTACTGAATAG
- a CDS encoding DUF3302 domain-containing protein, with amino-acid sequence MFLDYFALGLLIFVALVIFYGIIVIHDIPYEIARDREHPHQDAIHYAGWVSLFTLHAIWPFLWIWATLWRKERGWGFKRLEEEQHDIHHRVDELIDQVSQLQQEVTELKQQSFSSSTIQPQFNRNEEEQ; translated from the coding sequence ATGTTTCTAGACTATTTCGCATTAGGTCTTTTGATCTTCGTTGCGCTGGTTATTTTCTACGGCATTATCGTGATTCACGATATTCCTTATGAGATCGCCCGAGATCGCGAGCATCCACATCAAGATGCCATTCATTATGCAGGTTGGGTCAGTCTTTTCACCTTACATGCCATTTGGCCATTTCTTTGGATATGGGCCACTTTATGGCGCAAAGAAAGAGGTTGGGGATTCAAGCGACTTGAAGAGGAGCAGCACGATATTCATCATCGTGTGGATGAGCTCATTGACCAAGTCAGTCAGTTGCAACAAGAAGTCACCGAGCTCAAACAGCAAAGCTTTTCGTCTTCAACGATACAACCTCAGTTTAACCGCAATGAGGAGGAGCAATAA
- a CDS encoding HlyD family secretion protein, protein MDLLLILTYAALCITIFKVFNIPLNKWTVPTAVLGGVVLIGTLILLMNYNHPFTQIGNQVYSTTPIVSGVRGRVIDVPVEANKPLKQGEVLFTIDPLPYEAEVAKKKAQIKEASQGALGLDSSLQEAIAAKNKAIAERDKAKREFDRYQRGFDKGAFTEQQLDTRRQAYKAAESSVNVANAKVEQAQLALDSEIGGENTTVARLIEELRQAEFNLEQTIVRAPTDGFATQLALRPGVMAVPLPLAPVMTFVHTEEIFYTAAFRQNSLQRLQPGFEAEFLFRALPGKVFKGEVVEILPAIGESQFQARGTLLGTEALRTSGRVFAKLRITDDLSPYHLPLGTAVEVAVYSDQFTHVSIMRKVLIRMKSWQNYLYLDH, encoded by the coding sequence ATGGATTTATTACTCATTCTAACCTATGCGGCGCTGTGCATTACCATCTTCAAAGTTTTCAATATTCCGCTCAATAAATGGACCGTACCCACAGCGGTACTTGGGGGAGTAGTACTTATCGGTACGCTCATTTTATTGATGAACTACAATCACCCTTTTACCCAAATTGGTAATCAAGTTTATTCCACGACTCCTATTGTCTCTGGTGTACGAGGACGAGTCATCGATGTTCCTGTCGAGGCGAATAAACCGCTCAAGCAAGGCGAAGTGTTATTCACAATAGACCCCCTCCCTTATGAAGCCGAGGTAGCGAAGAAGAAGGCGCAGATAAAAGAGGCTAGCCAAGGGGCTCTGGGGCTCGACTCTTCCCTTCAAGAAGCCATTGCGGCCAAGAACAAGGCCATTGCAGAGCGAGACAAAGCGAAGCGCGAGTTTGACCGCTATCAGCGTGGGTTCGATAAAGGGGCGTTTACTGAGCAGCAACTCGACACTCGACGTCAAGCCTACAAGGCCGCGGAATCTTCGGTTAATGTCGCGAACGCGAAAGTCGAACAAGCCCAATTGGCACTCGATTCAGAAATAGGCGGCGAAAACACAACCGTTGCCCGTCTTATCGAAGAGCTGCGCCAAGCGGAATTCAATTTAGAGCAAACCATAGTGAGAGCGCCAACAGACGGCTTTGCTACCCAACTGGCTCTGAGACCCGGTGTGATGGCAGTTCCGCTTCCACTCGCTCCCGTTATGACCTTTGTTCATACCGAAGAGATTTTCTATACCGCTGCATTTAGGCAAAACTCTCTACAACGTTTACAGCCGGGCTTTGAAGCGGAATTTTTGTTTAGAGCACTACCGGGTAAGGTGTTTAAAGGCGAAGTAGTAGAGATTCTGCCTGCAATTGGTGAAAGCCAGTTTCAAGCTAGAGGCACTCTGTTAGGCACCGAGGCGCTAAGAACCAGTGGCAGAGTGTTCGCGAAGCTAAGAATCACTGATGACCTTTCTCCGTATCACCTCCCTTTAGGTACCGCAGTAGAAGTGGCCGTTTATTCTGATCAGTTCACTCATGTTTCGATTATGCGCAAAGTACTGATTCGTATGAAAAGCTGGCAGAACTATCTCTATCTCGACCACTAG